In one Pseudomonas sp. SCA2728.1_7 genomic region, the following are encoded:
- a CDS encoding EAL domain-containing protein, which produces MECAQPPPGEGSSVLLIVDDYPENLISMRALLQRQDWHVLTAASGFEALNILLSHDVDLVLLDVQMPGMDGFEVARLMRGSQRTRLTPIIFLTANEQSQDAVIKGYASGAVDYLFKPFDPQILKPKVQALLEHQRNRRALQRLSHDLEVARAFNASVLDNAAEGILVVGEDGLIRFANPAISRLLNAPVKELEGKEFLDFLQKPHIPLWADSEFYAGYKRGETLRLHDALLRTAPGQQVPVALSCAALPAEQHAMVVTVLDMSVVRHLHQQLEFQAVTDPLTGLLNRRGFYQTVENLLLRGERSDSSWVLLYLDLDGFKRVNDSLGHDAGDRVLRWVSEQLKACLRPFDILARMGGDEFTALLDLEFPEQAAKIAEKLIERVSICQQIEGLDIALGASIGIATYPDCGSNLDGLLRASDIAMYEAKRAGRQQYRFYDHEMNGRARSRLMLEESVRAAIENRDFNLVYQPQVAIDTGQIRGFEALLRWQHPSVGDVPPGLFLPLLEEARLISRLGSWIYHRGAGQRKAWETLFAEDLVLGVSLSNTQFSLPNLVTELRQVMERHSLQPRQLEVEVTEEALMQNPDETRKQLRLLRNLGVRVALDDFGSGPCSLAHLRDLELDTLKLDRHLIARLPDSKRDASLVSTVISLCKQYGLLVIAEGVETIEQYQWLQAHGCEYVQGFLVARPLIAEDAASFAEPFDWSALPV; this is translated from the coding sequence ATGGAATGCGCGCAACCCCCGCCAGGTGAAGGCAGCTCTGTCCTTTTGATCGTTGATGATTACCCTGAAAATCTGATCAGCATGCGCGCGTTGCTGCAGCGTCAGGATTGGCACGTCCTCACCGCAGCCTCCGGCTTCGAAGCGCTCAATATTTTGCTCTCGCATGACGTCGACCTAGTGCTGCTGGATGTGCAGATGCCGGGCATGGACGGCTTTGAAGTGGCGCGGTTGATGCGTGGCAGCCAACGCACGCGCCTGACGCCGATCATCTTTCTGACCGCCAACGAGCAATCCCAGGACGCCGTGATCAAGGGCTATGCCAGTGGCGCGGTGGATTACCTGTTCAAACCGTTCGACCCGCAGATCCTCAAGCCCAAGGTGCAGGCGTTGCTGGAACACCAGCGCAATCGCCGCGCATTGCAGCGCCTGAGTCATGACCTGGAAGTGGCGCGCGCCTTCAATGCCTCGGTGCTGGATAACGCCGCCGAGGGGATATTGGTAGTGGGCGAGGACGGTTTGATCCGCTTTGCCAATCCGGCGATTTCGCGGTTGCTGAATGCGCCGGTGAAGGAGCTCGAAGGTAAGGAGTTTCTCGATTTTCTACAGAAGCCGCACATTCCGCTGTGGGCCGATTCCGAGTTTTATGCCGGCTACAAACGTGGCGAGACGCTAAGGCTGCACGATGCCTTGCTGCGTACCGCGCCCGGCCAGCAGGTGCCGGTGGCGCTGTCCTGTGCGGCGTTGCCTGCTGAGCAACACGCGATGGTGGTGACTGTGCTGGACATGTCGGTGGTGCGCCACTTGCACCAGCAACTGGAATTTCAAGCGGTGACCGATCCACTGACCGGGTTGCTTAACCGGCGCGGCTTTTACCAGACTGTTGAAAACCTGCTGTTGCGTGGTGAGCGCAGCGACAGCAGTTGGGTCTTGCTGTATCTGGACCTTGATGGCTTCAAACGGGTCAACGATTCACTCGGTCACGATGCCGGCGATCGTGTACTGCGCTGGGTCTCCGAGCAGTTAAAAGCCTGCCTGCGACCGTTCGATATTCTCGCGCGCATGGGCGGTGATGAATTTACCGCGCTGCTCGATCTGGAATTCCCCGAGCAAGCGGCGAAGATCGCCGAAAAGCTCATTGAGCGGGTGTCGATCTGTCAGCAGATCGAAGGGTTGGACATCGCCCTCGGCGCCAGCATCGGTATCGCCACCTATCCGGACTGCGGCTCGAATCTCGACGGATTGCTGCGCGCCTCCGACATCGCTATGTACGAAGCCAAGCGCGCCGGGCGCCAGCAATATCGTTTCTACGATCATGAAATGAATGGCCGGGCGCGCTCGCGGTTGATGCTCGAGGAGAGCGTGCGTGCAGCCATCGAAAACCGCGATTTCAACTTGGTGTATCAGCCGCAAGTGGCCATCGACACTGGCCAGATTCGTGGCTTCGAAGCGTTATTGCGCTGGCAGCACCCGAGCGTGGGCGATGTGCCGCCGGGGCTGTTTCTGCCGTTGCTGGAAGAGGCGCGGTTGATCAGTCGCCTCGGCAGCTGGATCTATCATCGTGGCGCCGGCCAGCGCAAAGCCTGGGAAACCCTGTTTGCCGAAGATCTGGTGCTGGGCGTGAGTTTGAGCAACACCCAGTTCAGCCTGCCGAATCTGGTCACCGAGTTGCGTCAGGTGATGGAGCGACATTCCTTGCAACCCCGGCAGCTGGAGGTCGAAGTCACTGAAGAAGCGTTGATGCAAAACCCCGACGAAACCCGTAAGCAGTTGCGTTTGCTGCGCAATCTTGGGGTGCGCGTGGCGCTGGATGACTTCGGTTCCGGGCCGTGTTCGCTGGCGCATCTGCGTGATCTGGAACTGGATACCCTGAAGCTTGATCGCCATCTCATTGCGCGATTGCCGGACTCGAAACGCGACGCCTCACTGGTCAGCACGGTGATCAGTCTGTGCAAGCAATACGGTTTGCTGGTGATCGCCGAGGGCGTTGAAACCATCGAGCAATACCAATGGCTGCAAGCCCACGGCTGCGAGTACGTGCAAGGCTTCCTCGTGGCGCGGCCATTGATCGCCGAGGACGCTGCGAGCTTCGCCGAGCCGTTTGACTGGAGCGCGCTGCCCGTTTGA
- a CDS encoding M48 family metallopeptidase has protein sequence MTVLKYLQAYPAQLQDQVRQLIAEGRLGEYLNQRYSGRHDVQSDKALYSYALDLKQEYLRNAPAIDKVLFDNRLDLTHRALGLHTTVSRVQGGKLKAKKEIRIASLFKDAAPDFLKMIVVHELAHFKESDHNKAFYKLCEHMLPGYHQVEFDLRVYLTWRDMQA, from the coding sequence ATGACTGTGTTGAAGTACCTCCAGGCCTATCCCGCGCAATTGCAGGATCAGGTGCGCCAACTGATCGCCGAAGGGCGTCTGGGTGAATACCTGAATCAACGCTATTCGGGGCGCCACGACGTGCAGAGCGACAAGGCCTTGTACAGCTACGCGCTGGACTTGAAGCAGGAATACCTGCGCAACGCGCCGGCCATCGACAAGGTGCTGTTCGACAACCGCCTCGACCTGACCCACCGCGCCCTCGGTCTGCACACCACGGTTTCACGGGTGCAGGGCGGCAAGCTCAAGGCCAAGAAAGAGATTCGTATCGCCTCGTTGTTCAAGGACGCCGCGCCGGACTTTCTGAAAATGATCGTGGTGCATGAACTGGCGCACTTCAAGGAGTCGGATCACAACAAGGCGTTCTATAAATTGTGCGAGCACATGCTGCCGGGGTATCACCAGGTCGAGTTTGATCTGCGCGTGTACCTGACATGGCGGGATATGCAGGCTTAA
- a CDS encoding GNAT family N-acetyltransferase: protein MTIEWVCKHHSDLGKEQLYALLKLRSDVFVVEQKCAYPDLDGQDLEGDTYHLMGWEDDQLMAYLRLLDPESQGGDVVIGRVITAPQGRGKGLGHEMMEQALKQAEKHWPQVPIYLSAQAHLQGYYGRYGFVVAGEEYLEDDIPHIGMRRA from the coding sequence ATGACAATCGAATGGGTCTGCAAACATCACAGTGATCTGGGCAAGGAGCAGCTGTACGCGCTGTTGAAACTGCGCTCGGACGTGTTCGTGGTCGAACAGAAATGCGCCTATCCGGACCTCGACGGTCAGGATCTGGAAGGCGATACCTATCACCTGATGGGTTGGGAAGATGACCAGTTGATGGCGTACCTGCGCCTGCTGGATCCGGAATCCCAGGGTGGTGATGTGGTGATCGGCCGCGTGATTACCGCACCGCAAGGGCGCGGCAAAGGGCTGGGGCACGAAATGATGGAGCAGGCGTTGAAACAGGCGGAGAAGCATTGGCCACAAGTGCCGATCTATCTGTCAGCGCAGGCGCATTTGCAGGGGTATTACGGTCGGTACGGGTTTGTAGTGGCGGGTGAGGAGTATCTGGAGGATGACATTCCACACATTGGGATGCGTCGCGCCTGA
- the yccS gene encoding YccS family putative transporter, which yields MSSTSFRQSLRRLWALDKFSYSVRVFIALTGSMALCWYQDEMGLLIPLFLGIIASALAETDDSWQGRLNALAVTLVCFSIAALSVELLFPYPIVFAIALALASFGLTMLGALGERYGAIASATLILSVYTMIGVDQRGGAVTDFWHEPMLLVAGAAWYGLLSVVWQALFSNQPVQQSLARLFRELGFYLKLKSSLFEPIRQMDVEARRLELAQQNGRVVAALNSAKEIILHRVGNGRPGSKVSRYLKLYFLAQDIHERASSSHYPYNALAEAFFHSDVLFRCQRLLRQQGKACRALAESIQMRQPFIYDASFAEALSDLDASLEHLRIQSNPAWRGLLRSLRALAANLGTLDRLLSDASNPDALADATDSSLLDRSPRNLKDVWIRLRTQLTPTSLLFRHALRLPLALSIGYGMVHLIHPSQGYWIILTTLFVCQPNYGATRRKLGQRIFGTAIGLTVAWALFDLFPSPLVQSCFAIAAGVVFFTNRTTRYTLATAAITIMVLFCFNQVGDGYGLFLPRLFDTLLGSLIAGLTVFLFLPDWQGRRLNKVLANTLTCNSIYLRQIMQQYAAGKSDDLAYRLARRNAHNADAALSTTLANMLMEPGHFRKEADVGFRFLVLSHTLLSYLSGLGAHRETQLPADVREHLIDGAGVKLATSIDEIAQGLANKQPVAIQSDEEEALANELEQMADEIDEGQRLVQTQLALICRQLGPLRTLAAHLIKDTSEVSAG from the coding sequence ATGTCCTCGACCTCGTTTCGTCAGTCTTTGCGGCGCCTGTGGGCGCTGGATAAATTCAGCTACAGCGTGCGGGTGTTCATCGCCCTGACCGGCAGCATGGCGCTGTGTTGGTATCAGGATGAAATGGGCCTGCTGATCCCGTTGTTCCTGGGGATTATCGCCAGCGCCCTGGCCGAGACCGACGACAGTTGGCAGGGCCGCCTCAATGCACTCGCGGTGACGCTGGTCTGTTTCAGCATCGCCGCGCTGTCGGTGGAATTGCTCTTCCCCTACCCCATCGTGTTTGCCATTGCTTTGGCGCTGGCCAGTTTCGGCCTGACCATGCTCGGCGCCCTCGGCGAGCGTTATGGGGCGATTGCTTCGGCGACGTTGATTCTGTCGGTGTACACGATGATCGGCGTTGATCAGCGCGGCGGTGCGGTCACCGATTTCTGGCACGAACCGATGCTGCTGGTCGCCGGTGCGGCGTGGTACGGCTTGCTCTCGGTGGTGTGGCAGGCGCTGTTTTCCAACCAGCCGGTGCAGCAGAGCCTGGCGCGGCTGTTCCGCGAACTGGGGTTTTACCTGAAGCTGAAATCCTCGCTGTTCGAGCCGATCCGGCAGATGGACGTCGAAGCCCGGCGCCTGGAACTGGCCCAGCAAAACGGCCGCGTGGTGGCGGCGCTGAACAGTGCCAAGGAAATCATCCTGCACCGCGTCGGCAATGGCCGCCCCGGCTCGAAAGTCAGCCGTTACCTGAAGCTGTACTTCCTCGCTCAGGACATCCACGAACGCGCCAGTTCTTCGCACTATCCGTACAACGCGCTGGCCGAAGCGTTCTTCCACAGTGACGTGCTGTTCCGCTGCCAGCGCCTGTTGCGCCAGCAAGGCAAGGCCTGCCGCGCGCTGGCCGAATCGATCCAGATGCGCCAGCCATTTATTTATGACGCGAGTTTCGCCGAAGCCCTGAGCGACCTCGACGCCTCCCTCGAACATTTGCGCATCCAGAGCAACCCGGCGTGGCGCGGATTGCTGCGCTCGCTACGTGCCTTGGCAGCGAACCTTGGCACCCTCGACCGCTTGCTCAGCGACGCGAGCAACCCCGACGCCTTGGCCGATGCGACCGACAGCAGCCTGCTCGACCGCTCGCCGCGCAATCTCAAGGATGTGTGGATTCGCCTGCGCACGCAGCTGACGCCGACCTCTTTGTTGTTCCGTCATGCCCTGCGCCTGCCACTGGCGCTGAGTATCGGCTACGGCATGGTGCATTTGATTCACCCGTCGCAGGGTTACTGGATCATCCTCACCACCCTGTTCGTCTGCCAGCCAAACTACGGCGCGACCCGGCGCAAACTCGGTCAGCGAATTTTCGGCACCGCCATCGGCCTGACCGTGGCGTGGGCGCTGTTCGATCTGTTCCCGAGCCCGTTGGTGCAGTCGTGTTTCGCCATCGCCGCCGGCGTGGTGTTCTTTACCAACCGCACCACCCGCTACACCCTGGCGACGGCGGCGATCACCATCATGGTGCTGTTCTGCTTCAACCAGGTCGGCGACGGCTACGGGCTGTTCCTGCCACGCCTGTTCGATACGCTGCTGGGCAGCCTGATTGCTGGCCTGACGGTGTTCCTGTTCCTGCCGGACTGGCAGGGTCGACGCCTGAACAAAGTGCTGGCCAACACCCTGACCTGCAACAGCATCTACCTGCGCCAGATCATGCAGCAATACGCCGCTGGCAAGAGCGACGACCTCGCCTATCGTCTGGCACGGCGCAATGCGCACAACGCCGATGCGGCGCTGTCGACGACGCTGGCGAACATGCTCATGGAGCCGGGGCATTTCCGCAAGGAAGCGGATGTCGGTTTCCGCTTTCTGGTGTTGTCGCACACCTTGTTGAGTTATCTGTCAGGGCTCGGCGCGCATCGCGAGACGCAGTTGCCGGCGGATGTGCGTGAGCATTTGATTGATGGCGCCGGGGTGAAACTGGCAACGAGCATCGATGAAATCGCCCAAGGGCTGGCGAACAAGCAGCCGGTGGCGATTCAGAGTGATGAAGAAGAAGCGCTGGCCAATGAGCTGGAGCAGATGGCTGATGAGATCGATGAAGGGCAGCGGTTGGTGCAGACGCAACTCGCGTTGATTTGCCGGCAGTTGGGGCCGTTGCGGACGTTGGCGGCGCATCTTATCAAGGACACCAGTGAGGTTAGTGCTGGCTGA
- a CDS encoding transporter substrate-binding domain-containing protein, with the protein MPRLHRAFALTGLLLLAPTAAADKLRLVFDIWPPFTDDTLVNGGLATDIVSTALARAGYASGYEQVPWARALLGVGEGRYDVLVNAWYNDERTKLGQFSGEYLLNRIRFLKRKDTPLEYSNLQQLHTYPIAVVRGYAYSAPFDADTALQKVPVHNFAMAVRMLAADRVKLTLEDEYVAKYYLARESAKVRNSVEFLPKPLSENSLHILVSLKNPQHEQIVAGFDKAIAAMKADGSYDKLLRQHGM; encoded by the coding sequence ATGCCGCGTTTGCATCGAGCCTTTGCTTTGACCGGATTGCTCTTGCTGGCCCCGACCGCCGCAGCGGACAAGCTGCGGCTGGTGTTTGATATCTGGCCACCCTTTACCGACGACACGCTGGTCAACGGCGGCTTGGCCACCGACATCGTCAGCACTGCGCTGGCCCGGGCCGGTTATGCCAGCGGTTACGAACAGGTGCCGTGGGCGCGGGCGCTGCTTGGCGTTGGCGAGGGCCGCTACGATGTATTGGTCAACGCTTGGTACAACGACGAACGGACCAAGCTCGGCCAGTTTTCCGGTGAATACCTGCTCAATCGCATCCGCTTTCTCAAGCGCAAAGACACGCCGCTCGAGTATTCAAATCTGCAGCAACTGCACACCTATCCGATCGCTGTGGTGCGCGGTTACGCCTATTCGGCGCCGTTCGATGCCGACACGGCGTTGCAGAAAGTCCCTGTGCATAACTTCGCCATGGCCGTGCGCATGCTCGCAGCGGATCGGGTCAAGCTGACGCTGGAAGATGAGTATGTGGCCAAGTATTACCTGGCGCGGGAATCCGCCAAGGTGCGCAATTCGGTGGAGTTTTTACCCAAGCCGTTGAGTGAGAACAGCCTGCACATTCTGGTGAGCCTGAAGAATCCGCAGCATGAGCAGATTGTTGCGGGGTTTGATAAGGCGATTGCGGCGATGAAGGCGGATGGGAGTTATGACAAGTTGTTGAGGCAGCATGGGATGTGA
- a CDS encoding winged helix-turn-helix domain-containing protein: MDVSKTKSSFYRRLYVAYLIDSGLAPSVPTLTEVTGMPRRTAQDTIAALADLDIVCEFEQEEGARNHAGRYRIREWGAIDRGWIERNLRQIKAVLEYP; this comes from the coding sequence ATGGACGTCAGCAAGACCAAAAGCAGTTTCTACCGCCGCTTGTATGTGGCGTACCTGATCGACAGCGGTCTGGCGCCGAGTGTGCCGACGCTGACCGAAGTGACCGGCATGCCCCGGCGCACGGCGCAGGACACGATCGCGGCGTTGGCGGATCTGGATATCGTTTGTGAGTTCGAGCAGGAAGAGGGCGCACGCAACCATGCGGGGCGCTATCGGATTCGCGAGTGGGGGGCGATTGATCGCGGGTGGATCGAGCGTAATTTGCGGCAGATCAAGGCTGTGCTTGAGTATCCCTGA